From a region of the Vidua macroura isolate BioBank_ID:100142 chromosome 3, ASM2450914v1, whole genome shotgun sequence genome:
- the TOGARAM2 gene encoding TOG array regulator of axonemal microtubules protein 2 yields the protein MDFTRKGKTTEGKGLTGYSIAKNLPQTRPSSLLPFKPLPPIPESSSSIKPSNMCNGEKKKWKTSTGYKDIRRNSQELSSDGKRCKASLVHSSGEDMKKGSLGQPLIPPIRKAGSLPVSSAAGPLQNSPQLDFPESWEMRPGSSSRSQEKNSDHSASSESKTKPQRKKEKSSQCKTGPGIPLFPRKLPDLFGLETHVPKPGLGNGGLGSWLAQGPSAQEPWQRPPSSAVPMVTAREDKVKAEHGSASQKGLPLSQAKEMDHPTSPGLMSDSDLRDSFGKVRPALCKLAQKNLERKKIELLEKELKRRRQNETSLQFPPQTVKPGDAAEATFSLPPVDCTAPSVQRKHPGSALKKKVVRKQDNVPLLPNKPIIHGDGSFPCNSSGTSGTATGRLGPGAKRRDQPRRGNGQKDTVSSDPQQSLLEALSLLSRDDWELKEKGLFIIKDLAESHSEVLLCQLHEICLAVTSEVTDLRSKVSYSAVITLGELFAILRTEMDSEVDEVAPVLLHMVWNSPAFVQKAACQALGTMVENVTPARAMTVLIDRGVKSRYVQERKCAAELLLSLMEKMGVTKLASTPRAEMLAHVAGTLAQDCHQDTRHYGQEMVKMLLNNQKFKKLLEQSLSTHDLADILTRIKKKGMENQKGEHPSVKNLVKKRNDGSKNPQDTLPSSKRVKCTSDGRLLHHAKARVTLPAGVEEMEPLQKLYHLLQAKGFQTRMEGVALLLDLSKTKPQLISTNIVQIFDYFVLRIFDTHKKVKQKALDVLAEIIGLLEDALNPVIIRLVEGITKNLNSKDPRVHAAAVNALEESIAHLDKVSLMKELSHQWSQLSGEALLDVTECITVLVEWVYPRSPEVVQRYALPVLWSFLENNALPVRSANVRSVVTKLANALYEVMGTKLKKCAASKPPHVWENLSNILGW from the exons ATGGACTTTACCAGAAAAGGAAAGACCACTGAAGGAAAAG GCCTGACTGGCTACTCTATTGCCAAGAACCTTCCCCAGACACGTCCCTCTTCACTCCTTCCCTTCAAGCCCTTGCCTCCCATCCCAGAGAGCTCTTCTTCCATCAAGCCAAGCAACATGTgtaatggagagaaaaagaaatggaaaactaGCACTGGCTACAAAGATATCAGAAGAAACAGCCAGGAGTTGAGCTCAGATGGAAAAAGGTGTAAG GCTTCCTTGGTGCATTCCAGTGGTGAGGATATGAAGAAGGGGTCTTTGGGACAACCTTTGATTCCCCCAATACGCAAGGCAGGAAGTCTCCCTGttagcagtgctgcagggcctCTGCAAAACTCTCCCCAGCTGGATTTCCCGGAGTCCTGGGAGATGAG gCCAGGATCCAGCAGCAGAAGCCAAGAGAAGAACTCTGACCATTCAG CTTCTTCTGAGtctaaaacaaaaccccagaggaagaaggaaaagagctcTCAGTGTAAGACAGGACCTGGGATACCTCTGTTCCCAAGGAAACTCCCCGACCTGTTTGGCTTGGAGACTCATGTGCCGAAGCCTGGCCTTGGGAATGGAGGTCTTGGCTCCTGGCTGGCCCAGGGGCCCTCGGCCcaggagccctggcagaggcCACCGAGCAGCGCTGTCCCCATGGTCACTGCCAGGGAGGACAAGGTGAAGGCTGAGCATGGCTCAGCCTCACAAAAAG GCCTCCCACTGAGCCAGGCCAAGGAGATGGATCATCCCACCAGTCCTGGTCTTATGAGTGACAGTGACCTGAGGGACAGCTTTGGAAAG GTCCGTCCTGCATTGTGCAAGTTGGCTCAAAAGAACTTAGAGCGGAAGAAAATTGAGCTTTTGGAGAAAGAGTTGAAGAGAAGGCGACAAAACGAAACATCCTTGCAGTTTCCTCCTCAGACAGTTAAGCCTGGGGATGCAGCTGAAGCAA CCTTTAGCTTACCACCTGTTGATTGCACGGCTCCTAGTGTGCAGAGAAAACACCCTGGTAGTGCCTTGAAGAAGAAGGTTGTGAGGAAGCAGGACAACGTGCCCTTACTGCCCAATAAGCCCATCATCCATGGGGATGGCAGCTTCCCATGCAACTCTTCAG GGACCTCGGGGACGGCCACTGGTCGGCTTGGTCCTGGTGCCAAGCGCCGAGATCAGCCGCGCCGTGGGAATGGGCAGAAGGACACAGTCTCTTCAGACCCACAGCAGTCCTTGCTGGAAGCACTCTCCTTGCTCAGCAGAGACGACTG GGAGCTGAAGGAGAAGGGACTCTTCATCATCAAAGACCTGGCTGAGTCCCATTCAGAAGTCCTGCTTTGTCAACTTCATGAGATTTGCTTGGCAGTTACCAGCGAG GTGACCGACCTCCGGTCAAAGGTGTCCTACTCTGCAGTGATTACTCTGGGAGAGCTGTTTGCGATCTTGAGGACGGAGATGGATTCTGAGGTGGATGAGGTTGCTCCAGTCCTTCTCCACATGGTGTGGAACTCCCCAGCGTTTGTTCAGAAGGCAGCCTGTCAAGCCCTGGGGACCATGGTGGAGAATGTAACTCCTGCACGAGCAATGACTGTTCTCATTGACAGGGGAGTCAA GAGCCGCTACGTCCAGGAGCGGAAGTGTGCGGCTGAACTCCTCCTGTCCTTGATGGAGAAAATGGGAGTCACGAAGCTTGCAAGCACACCCAGGGCTGAGATGCTGGCACATGTGGCAGGGACACTTGCTCAGGACTGTCACCAGGACACAAG GCATTATGGACAGGAGATGGTGAAGATGTTGCTGAAtaatcaaaaatttaaaaagcttttggaACAATCTCTTTCCACCCATGACCTGGCAGATATCCTGACAAGAATTAAGAAGAAA GGGATGGAAAACCAGAAGGGTGAACACCCATCTGTCAAGAACCTGGTGAAGAAGAGGAACGATGGCTCGAAGAACCCCCAGGACACATTGCCTTCTAGCAAACG gGTGAAGTGTACCTCTGATGGACGCCTCCTACACCATGCAAAAGCCCGGGTCACGTTACCTGCAGGTGTGGAAGAGATGGAGCCACTCCAGAAGCTTTACCATCTCCTGCAAGCCAAGGGGTTTCAGACACGGATGGAAGGAGTGGCACTCCTCCTAGACCTgtccaaaaccaaaccccagctcATCTCCACTAACATTGTCCAA atttttgattattttgtcTTGAGAATATTTGACACACATAAGAAAGTAAAGCAGAAGGCACTAGATGTGCTGGCAGAAATCATAGGCCTCCTGGAAGATGCCCTGAACCCGGTGATCATCCGTTTGGTGGAAGGGATAACAAAGAACCTAAACTCAAAGGATCCCAGGGTTCATGCCGCAGCTGTGAATGCACTAGAAGAATCCATTGCTCATTTAG ATAAAGTATCACTGATGAAAGAGCTCAGCCACCAATGGAGCCAACTGAGTGGCGAAGCTCTGCTGGATGTCACGGAGTGTATCACAG TGCTTGTGGAATGGGTTTATCCCAGGAGCCCTGAAGTCGTCCAGCGCTACGCCCTGCCCGTGCTCTGGTCCTTCCTGGAGAACAACGCGCTGCCCGTCCGAAGCGCCAACGTCCGCAGTGTGGTCACCAAGCTTGCCAATGCCCTCTATGAGGTGATGGGCACCAAGCTGAAGAAGTGTGCAGCCAGCAAGCCTCCACACGTGTGGGAAAACCTCTCCAACATTTTGGGCTGGTGA